A DNA window from Caulobacter mirabilis contains the following coding sequences:
- a CDS encoding sel1 repeat family protein — MAASDLEDAGDLDGAITLYRRAAILGDRTAQMNLGVILSRPGSPHEAEGLRWSYRATRSGEAAPAWNLAMHHRMRGNRRRYFHWLKVAADRGDEEAITFQRVIADIRRRGGRAPMLFLEEIDTSVVGMMLDAFLKGEEDAASLQKWAEAIVRGEAALGPPRSRLIAEVVDEMALTRPRMTKRRARELIFKLG, encoded by the coding sequence ATGGCGGCCAGCGACCTTGAGGACGCTGGCGACCTGGACGGGGCGATCACCCTGTATCGGCGTGCAGCGATCCTCGGGGACAGGACGGCTCAGATGAACCTCGGGGTCATTCTTAGCCGTCCCGGCTCGCCGCACGAGGCCGAGGGTCTGCGCTGGAGCTATCGCGCCACCCGCTCCGGCGAGGCGGCTCCGGCGTGGAACCTGGCCATGCATCACCGGATGCGCGGCAATCGGCGTCGCTATTTCCATTGGTTGAAGGTCGCCGCGGACCGGGGCGACGAGGAGGCCATCACCTTTCAGCGCGTCATCGCCGACATCCGACGCCGAGGCGGCCGGGCGCCGATGCTCTTCCTTGAGGAGATCGACACGTCCGTAGTCGGCATGATGCTCGACGCCTTCCTGAAGGGCGAGGAGGACGCCGCGAGCCTGCAGAAATGGGCCGAAGCCATCGTTCGTGGCGAGGCGGCTCTGGGACCGCCCCGAAGCCGACTGATCGCCGAGGTCGTCGACGAGATGGCCCTCACGCGTCCTCGAATGACCAAGCGGCGGGCGCGGGAGCTGATCTTCAAACTGGGATGA
- the argJ gene encoding bifunctional glutamate N-acetyltransferase/amino-acid acetyltransferase ArgJ: MTKTPPKTPAPKAKPTKLKALGALEAAAKPVEAMGHAVERALDPLATALKRAGLRRAEKESRQFAAADAPVEAAAPAAAGAPGKPGLKVSPMAAPLPKMPPIAGVQMAIGRAGFYKHERPDLLLMRFAKDTACAGVFTRHGIGSAPVDWCKRQLEASGGDNVQALVVNAGCANSFTGKPGADAVRRVAGAVAKRFDCRQRDVMMASTGVIGVVLDDGRITPKLPDLEHRLTDDAWQDAARAIMTTDTFAKGATATAKIDGRTVRINGIAKGSGMIAPDMATMLAFVATDANIAPKALQTLVSLYTRTTFNCVTVDGDRSTNDTLMLFATGMSGAPRISRAGDHRLADFREKLEAVLLDLALQLVKDGEGATKFVKINVTGAESPASARKIARTIAESPLVKTAFAGEDANWGRIAMAIGRADEPVNREKVSIKFGELFAAHDGLVATDYSEAKMSAYMKKQELEVSVDVGVGRGSASVWTCDLTKEYVAINGDYRS; this comes from the coding sequence ATGACCAAGACGCCGCCCAAGACCCCCGCGCCCAAGGCGAAGCCCACGAAGCTCAAGGCGCTCGGAGCGCTGGAGGCCGCCGCCAAGCCGGTGGAGGCCATGGGCCATGCGGTCGAGCGCGCCCTCGACCCGCTGGCGACGGCGCTGAAACGCGCCGGCCTGCGTCGGGCGGAGAAGGAAAGCCGCCAGTTCGCCGCGGCGGACGCGCCGGTCGAGGCCGCCGCCCCGGCCGCCGCCGGAGCGCCGGGCAAACCGGGCCTGAAGGTCTCGCCGATGGCCGCGCCGCTGCCCAAGATGCCGCCGATCGCCGGGGTGCAGATGGCCATCGGTCGGGCCGGCTTCTACAAGCACGAACGTCCGGACCTGCTGCTGATGCGGTTCGCCAAGGACACCGCCTGCGCCGGGGTCTTCACCCGCCACGGCATCGGCTCGGCGCCGGTCGACTGGTGCAAGCGCCAGCTGGAAGCCTCGGGCGGCGACAACGTCCAGGCCCTGGTGGTCAACGCCGGCTGCGCCAACAGCTTCACCGGCAAGCCCGGCGCCGACGCGGTGCGCCGCGTGGCCGGAGCCGTGGCCAAGCGCTTCGACTGCCGCCAGCGCGACGTGATGATGGCCTCGACCGGCGTCATCGGCGTGGTGCTGGACGACGGCAGGATCACGCCCAAGCTGCCCGATCTCGAGCATCGGCTGACCGACGACGCCTGGCAGGACGCCGCCCGGGCGATCATGACCACCGACACCTTCGCCAAGGGCGCGACCGCCACGGCGAAGATCGACGGCCGCACGGTGCGGATCAACGGCATCGCCAAGGGGTCGGGCATGATCGCGCCGGACATGGCGACCATGCTGGCCTTCGTGGCCACCGACGCCAACATCGCGCCCAAGGCCCTGCAGACCCTGGTCAGCCTCTACACCCGCACGACCTTCAACTGCGTCACCGTCGACGGCGACCGCTCGACCAACGACACCCTGATGCTGTTCGCGACCGGCATGTCCGGCGCGCCGCGGATCAGTCGCGCCGGCGACCACCGGCTGGCCGACTTCCGCGAGAAGCTGGAGGCCGTTCTGCTCGACCTGGCCCTGCAGCTGGTCAAGGACGGTGAGGGCGCGACCAAGTTCGTGAAGATCAACGTCACCGGCGCCGAGAGCCCGGCCAGCGCCCGCAAGATCGCCCGCACCATCGCCGAGAGCCCGCTGGTCAAGACCGCCTTCGCCGGCGAGGACGCCAACTGGGGCCGCATCGCCATGGCCATCGGCCGCGCCGACGAGCCGGTGAACCGCGAGAAGGTCAGCATCAAGTTCGGCGAGCTGTTCGCCGCCCACGACGGCCTGGTCGCCACCGACTACTCCGAGGCCAAGATGAGCGCCTACATGAAGAAGCAGGAGCTCGAGGTCAGCGTCGACGTCGGCGTCGGCCGCGGCTCGGCCAGCGTCTGGACCTGCGACCTGACCAAGGAATACGTGGCGATCAACGGGGACTACCGGAGCTGA
- a CDS encoding peptidylprolyl isomerase: protein MKIARHGAWSALLALALVFTVAACDRNKGSERPPEAGDTAVARVDGRAIWASDVKREAVAQGLIGEGEPLDVSSDLFRRVLDEVVDQRLLAAEAIRQKLDKDPIAQQRIRAAEQRILADMVVEGVVEKKVTESAIRGLYQEQLRLSRQSDEMKARQIVVPSQAQAEEIKKLITAGASFEALAMERSTDAATRFSGGDFGGYFTLDVMPEAYTAALKDAKAGDMVGPFPVEGGFALVRVEEKRQEAPITLEAARPQIVRFLTYDEVRELLENLRGKAKVEVLLGKQPDVPGAPREPASAPPGPPPAAAAPAAPQPAAPVVPAPPAKK from the coding sequence ATGAAGATCGCGCGACACGGCGCCTGGAGCGCCCTGCTGGCCCTGGCCCTCGTCTTCACGGTGGCCGCCTGCGACCGCAACAAGGGGTCCGAACGTCCGCCCGAGGCCGGCGACACCGCCGTGGCTCGCGTCGACGGCCGGGCGATCTGGGCCTCGGACGTGAAGCGCGAGGCGGTGGCCCAGGGCCTGATCGGCGAGGGCGAGCCGCTGGACGTCTCGTCCGACCTGTTCCGCCGCGTGCTGGACGAGGTCGTCGACCAGCGCCTGCTGGCCGCCGAGGCCATCCGCCAGAAGCTCGACAAGGATCCGATCGCCCAGCAGCGCATCCGCGCCGCAGAGCAACGCATCCTGGCCGACATGGTGGTCGAGGGCGTGGTCGAGAAGAAAGTGACCGAGAGCGCCATCCGCGGCCTCTATCAGGAACAGCTGCGCCTCTCCCGCCAGTCCGACGAGATGAAGGCCCGCCAGATCGTGGTCCCGAGCCAGGCCCAGGCCGAGGAGATCAAGAAGCTGATCACCGCCGGCGCCTCGTTCGAGGCCCTGGCCATGGAACGGTCGACCGACGCCGCCACCCGCTTCAGCGGCGGCGACTTCGGCGGCTACTTCACCCTGGACGTGATGCCGGAGGCCTACACGGCCGCCCTGAAGGACGCCAAGGCCGGCGACATGGTCGGCCCGTTCCCGGTCGAGGGCGGCTTCGCCCTGGTCCGCGTCGAGGAGAAGCGCCAGGAGGCTCCGATCACGCTTGAGGCCGCCCGACCGCAGATCGTCCGCTTCCTGACCTATGACGAGGTGCGCGAGCTGCTCGAAAACCTGCGCGGCAAGGCCAAGGTCGAGGTGCTGCTCGGCAAGCAGCCCGACGTGCCCGGCGCGCCGCGCGAACCCGCCTCGGCCCCGCCCGGACCGCCGCCCGCGGCCGCCGCGCCCGCCGCGCCGCAACCCGCCGCTCCCGTTGTTCCCGCCCCGCCGGCCAAGAAGTAG
- a CDS encoding TIGR00730 family Rossman fold protein gives MTLPADPPNNTAQMASPSYRLAALDGDFLLGDSMRGVRFLLEYAKAEEALRAWGVRSTIVVFGSARVGPDHGERQARWYEEARTFGRIASERGGAILKGSGPRDNVVATGGGPGIMEAANRGAAEAGAPSVGFNITLPHEQEPNRYSTPELTFRFHYFAMRKMHLAMRANALVVFPGGFGTFDELFEILTLRQTDKAPPIPIVLFDEAYWRSVVGFDALIEHGMIAAKDMELIRFAEDAEGVWAQLLKCGLKPGESIEAEALT, from the coding sequence ATGACCCTTCCCGCCGATCCGCCGAACAACACCGCCCAGATGGCCTCGCCGTCCTATCGCCTGGCCGCCCTCGACGGGGACTTCCTGCTGGGCGATTCGATGCGCGGCGTCCGCTTCCTGCTGGAATACGCCAAGGCCGAGGAAGCGCTGCGCGCCTGGGGCGTGCGTTCGACCATCGTGGTGTTCGGCAGCGCCCGCGTCGGCCCCGATCACGGCGAACGCCAGGCCCGCTGGTACGAGGAGGCGCGGACGTTCGGGCGGATCGCCTCGGAGCGGGGCGGGGCGATCCTGAAGGGTTCGGGACCGCGCGACAACGTCGTCGCCACCGGCGGCGGCCCGGGGATCATGGAGGCCGCCAACCGCGGCGCCGCCGAGGCCGGCGCGCCCTCGGTCGGCTTCAACATCACCCTGCCGCACGAGCAGGAGCCGAACCGCTACTCCACCCCGGAGCTGACCTTCCGCTTCCACTACTTCGCCATGCGCAAGATGCACCTGGCCATGCGCGCCAACGCCCTGGTCGTGTTCCCGGGCGGGTTCGGCACCTTCGACGAGCTGTTCGAGATCCTGACCCTGCGCCAGACCGACAAGGCGCCGCCGATCCCGATCGTGCTGTTCGACGAGGCCTATTGGCGTTCGGTGGTCGGCTTCGACGCCTTGATCGAACACGGCATGATCGCGGCCAAGGACATGGAGCTCATCCGCTTCGCCGAGGACGCGGAGGGCGTATGGGCGCAACTGCTGAAGTGCGGCCTGAAGCCCGGCGAGAGCATCGAGGCGGAGGCGCTGACCTAG
- the secA gene encoding preprotein translocase subunit SecA: MFGFAKSLFGSSNDRKVKAMQGRVDKINALEPQMQALTDEQLRAKTVEFRERLAKGESLEDLQSEAFAVVREAAQRTLGQRHYDVQMIGGMILHKGGIAEMRTGEGKTLVGTTATYLNALESKGVHVITVNDYLAKRDADWMGQVYRFLGLTVGVIVNGLSQSQRQAAYQSDITYGTNNEFGFDYLRDNLVYDVSEMVQRGHNFVIVDEVDSILIDEARTPLIISGPTEDRSDFYRIIDGLVKELIKDSETFEHDEKQRQVLLTEKGSETIEDVLMQGGHLGEDTAGLYDAANVSVVHHVNQALRANILYTRDKDYIVKAGEVILIDEFTGRMMQGRRLSEGLHQAIEAKEGADIQPENQTLASVTIQNYFRLYKKLSGMTGTAATEAQEFGDIYKMDVAEIPTNRPIQRIDEDDEVYRTAAEKNAAILKQIEDCYRRGQPILIGTVTIEKSEQLSELLSKHEFELDGKKQKGIPHNVLNARYHEQEALIVADAGVPGAVTIATNMAGRGTDIQLGGNSEMHIAKWRQEQQGLGIEPSHEAEKAEKARFEAEIAERKAAALAAGGLYVLGTERHESRRIDNQLRGRTGRQGDPGRSKFFLCCEDDLLRIFAGDRLDAIMRSFGVQEGEAITHKWLNKAIATAQKRVEQRNYEIRKNLLKYDDVVNDQRKAVFEQRQEFMESSDLSEIVTEMRRDVIEDLVQRHLPPKAYAEQWDVDGLDERVQAVLGLQLPLKDWASEEGIANEEIQERIEKAADVRAAEREQILSAEQMRSVEKNFLLQMIDMQWREHLVHLDHLRNVIGLRGYGQRDPLNEYKTEAFSLFEKLLGDLRTNVTRWLMTVEFQFAEPEPEPAPLQFTEVHMDPLTGENERALAFAGAGADLTGEQRAALPVSALPAGWERTGRNADCPCGSGKKFKHCHGALV, translated from the coding sequence ATGTTCGGCTTCGCCAAATCGCTCTTCGGCTCTTCCAACGACCGCAAGGTCAAGGCCATGCAGGGCCGCGTGGACAAGATCAACGCCCTGGAGCCGCAGATGCAGGCTCTGACGGACGAGCAGCTGCGGGCCAAGACCGTCGAGTTCCGCGAGCGCCTGGCCAAGGGCGAGTCCCTCGAGGATCTGCAGAGCGAAGCCTTCGCCGTCGTGCGCGAGGCGGCCCAGCGGACCCTGGGCCAGCGTCACTACGACGTGCAGATGATCGGCGGCATGATCCTGCACAAGGGCGGCATCGCCGAGATGCGGACCGGTGAAGGCAAGACCCTGGTCGGCACCACGGCGACCTACCTGAACGCCCTCGAGAGCAAGGGCGTCCACGTCATCACCGTCAACGACTACCTGGCCAAGCGCGACGCGGACTGGATGGGCCAGGTCTACCGTTTCCTGGGTCTGACCGTGGGCGTGATCGTCAACGGCTTGTCCCAGTCGCAGCGCCAGGCGGCCTACCAGAGCGACATCACCTACGGCACGAACAACGAGTTCGGCTTCGACTACCTGCGCGACAACCTGGTCTACGACGTCTCCGAGATGGTCCAGCGCGGCCACAACTTCGTCATCGTCGACGAAGTGGACTCGATCCTGATCGACGAGGCGCGCACGCCGCTGATCATCTCGGGCCCGACCGAGGACCGCTCGGACTTCTACCGGATCATCGACGGTCTGGTGAAGGAGCTGATCAAGGACTCCGAGACCTTCGAGCACGACGAGAAGCAGCGCCAGGTGCTGCTGACCGAGAAGGGCTCCGAGACGATCGAGGACGTCCTGATGCAGGGCGGCCATCTGGGCGAGGACACCGCCGGCCTCTACGACGCGGCCAACGTCTCGGTGGTCCACCACGTCAACCAGGCCCTGCGCGCCAACATCCTGTACACGCGGGACAAGGACTACATCGTCAAGGCCGGCGAGGTGATCCTGATCGACGAGTTCACCGGCCGCATGATGCAGGGCCGCCGCCTGTCCGAAGGCCTGCACCAGGCGATCGAGGCCAAGGAAGGCGCCGATATCCAGCCCGAGAACCAGACCCTGGCCTCGGTGACCATCCAGAACTACTTCCGCCTCTACAAGAAGCTGTCGGGCATGACCGGCACGGCCGCGACCGAGGCCCAGGAGTTCGGCGACATCTACAAGATGGACGTCGCCGAGATCCCGACCAACCGTCCGATCCAGCGGATCGACGAGGACGACGAGGTCTACCGGACCGCCGCCGAGAAGAACGCCGCGATCCTCAAGCAGATCGAGGACTGCTACCGCCGAGGCCAGCCGATCCTGATCGGCACCGTGACCATCGAGAAGTCCGAGCAGCTGTCCGAACTGCTGTCCAAGCACGAGTTCGAGCTGGACGGAAAGAAGCAGAAGGGCATCCCGCACAACGTGCTGAACGCCCGCTACCATGAACAGGAAGCCCTGATCGTGGCCGACGCCGGCGTGCCGGGCGCGGTGACCATCGCTACCAACATGGCCGGCCGCGGCACCGACATCCAGCTGGGCGGCAACAGCGAGATGCACATCGCCAAGTGGCGACAGGAGCAGCAGGGCCTGGGCATCGAGCCCTCGCATGAGGCCGAGAAGGCGGAAAAGGCCCGCTTCGAAGCCGAGATCGCCGAGCGCAAGGCCGCGGCCCTGGCCGCCGGCGGCCTGTACGTGCTGGGCACCGAACGCCACGAAAGCCGCCGGATCGACAACCAGCTGCGCGGCCGGACCGGCCGTCAGGGCGACCCCGGCCGTTCGAAGTTCTTCCTCTGCTGCGAGGACGACCTGCTGCGCATCTTCGCCGGCGATCGCCTGGACGCGATCATGCGCTCCTTCGGCGTCCAGGAAGGCGAGGCGATCACCCACAAGTGGCTGAACAAGGCCATCGCCACCGCCCAGAAGCGCGTCGAGCAGCGGAACTACGAGATCCGCAAGAACCTGCTGAAGTACGACGACGTCGTGAACGACCAGCGCAAGGCCGTGTTCGAGCAGCGCCAGGAGTTCATGGAGTCCAGCGACCTGTCCGAGATCGTCACCGAGATGCGTCGGGACGTGATCGAGGACCTGGTCCAGCGCCACCTGCCGCCCAAGGCCTACGCCGAGCAGTGGGACGTGGACGGCCTCGACGAGCGCGTCCAGGCGGTCCTGGGCCTGCAGCTGCCGTTGAAGGACTGGGCCTCCGAGGAAGGCATCGCCAACGAGGAGATCCAGGAGCGCATCGAGAAGGCCGCGGACGTCCGCGCCGCCGAGCGCGAGCAGATCCTGTCGGCCGAGCAGATGCGCTCGGTCGAGAAGAACTTCCTGCTGCAGATGATCGACATGCAGTGGCGCGAGCACCTCGTGCACCTGGATCACCTGCGCAACGTCATCGGCCTGCGCGGCTACGGCCAGCGCGACCCGCTGAACGAGTACAAGACCGAAGCCTTCAGCCTGTTCGAGAAGCTGCTGGGCGACCTGCGCACCAACGTCACCCGCTGGCTGATGACGGTGGAGTTCCAGTTCGCCGAGCCGGAGCCCGAGCCCGCGCCGCTGCAGTTCACCGAGGTCCACATGGACCCGCTGACCGGCGAGAACGAGCGGGCCCTGGCCTTCGCCGGCGCGGGCGCGGACCTGACCGGCGAGCAGCGCGCGGCCCTGCCGGTGTCGGCCCTGCCGGCCGGCTGGGAGCGCACCGGCCGCAACGCCGACTGCCCGTGCGGTTCGGGCAAGAAGTTCAAGCATTGCCACGGCGCGCTGGTCTAG